The Triticum dicoccoides isolate Atlit2015 ecotype Zavitan chromosome 6A, WEW_v2.0, whole genome shotgun sequence genome has a window encoding:
- the LOC119317889 gene encoding putative cell wall protein, whose protein sequence is MASKSASLLILAALVAAAACAGSATARGVPVAAKEDAVKRPETFQEGTVLIPGIGRYELGTHYRPDIGGLDHSIPAAARAQFIPGADDTWVPNPGFEVPNPFRPAATTESP, encoded by the coding sequence ATGGCCAGCAAGTCGGCCTCCCTGCTGATCCTCGCGGCGCTGGTGGCGGCCGCGGCGTGCGCGGGCTCGGCAACGGCGCGCGGCGTCCCGGTGGCCGCGAAGGAGGACGCGGTGAAGCGGCCGGAGACGTTCCAGGAGGGGACGGTGCTGATCCCGGGGATCGGGCGGTACGAGCTGGGCACCCACTACAGGCCGGACATCGGCGGGCTGGACCACAGCATCCCGGCCGCCGCCAGGGCGCAGTTCATCCCCGGCGCCGACGACACCTGGGTGCCCAACCCCGGGTTCGAGGTGCCCAACCCCTTCCGCCCCGCAGCCACCACGGAGTCCCCCTGA
- the LOC119317891 gene encoding alpha-mannosidase I MNS5-like translates to MRSPRPARLAAVALLLAALAAAVGAPAAAAASRDGYGRTRRLRMRGKVVEMFYHAYDNYMAYAFPHDELKPLTKGFTDSLSELGNLNLEHLPQDYNGSALTLVESLSSLVVLGNLTEFDRGVSWLSENLTFDVDARVNLFECNIRLLGGLISAHILAKDYSSQNKDGVYQNQLLHLAENLGSRFLPAFETPTGLPYAWINLKYGVMENETTETSTSGCGSLILEMGALSRLTGDPRYEAAALRALRKLWSMRSSLNLVGSTLDVLSGNWIEYSSGIGAGVDSFYEYLIKAYVLFGSDEYWDMFHSAYLAVQKYFRHGPWYHEADIRTGEATHWQLTSLQAFWPGVQTLLGDVAAANLSHREFYNVWQRFGVLPERYLLDYGILHPTEKYYPLRPEFAESTFYLYQATKDPWYLEVGEAIIGSLNYYTKVEGGFASIRDVSTMNLEDHQHSFFLSETCKYLFLLYDDSFLRNKNYIFTTEGHPLPVMSTWHEKIPRLDVPTNWTVVKDGNQPIRASALSSKVCPETIFRQNVGSPWESACHIPDVFPSHRCRADDDCGIESVTCKRRTCSMAGYCGLWLAVY, encoded by the exons ATGCGATCTCCTCGGCCGGCGCGGCTCGCTGCCGTCGCGCTTCTCCTCGCGGCGCTCGCCGCGGCCGTGGGCGCCCCCGCCGCGGCCGCGGCCAGCAGAGACGGGTACGGGCGCACGAGGAGGCTGCGCATGAGGGGCAAGGTCGTCGAGAT GTTTTATCATGCTTATGACAACTACATGGCGTATGCATTTCCT CATGATGAATTGAAGCCTCTTACTAAAGGCTTCACTGACTCCCTCAGTGAGCTTGGCAACTTAAAT CTTGAGCACTTGCCACAGGATTATAATGGATCAGCATTGACACTAGTTGAGTCATTATCAAG TCTTGTTGTCTTAGGTAACCTAACAGAATTTGACAGAGGAGTTAGTTGGCTTTCAGAGAACCTAACTTTTGACGTTGATGCTCGAGTTAATCTTTTTGAG TGTAACATAAGACTTCTTGGGGGGCTTATTTCTGCTCATATTCTTGCAAAGGACTATAGCAGTCAGAATAAAGATGGAGTATATCAGAACCAACTGCTACATCTTGCTGAAAATTTAGGCAGCCGGTTTCTGCCAGCATTCGAGACCCCTACTGGATTGCCGTATGCATGGATCAATCTTAAG TATGGAGTGATGGAGAATGAGACAACTGAAACGAGCACATCAGGATGTG GCTCCCTTATCCTGGAAATGGGTGCATTGTCACGTTTGACCGGTGATCCTAGATATGAAGCTGCAGCTCTTCGTGCTCTTCGCAAGTTATGGAGCATGAGAAGCTCACTGAATCTTGTAGGCTCAACACTAGATGTTTTGTCTGGCAACTGGATTGAATATTCGTCAGGCATTGGTGCTG GAGTTGATTCATTTTACGAGTATTTGATTAAGGCATATGTCCTTTTTGGAAGTGATGAGTACTGGGATATGTTTCACTCTGCTTACCTAGCAGTGCAGAAGTATTTCCGACATGGGCCATG GTACCATGAGGCCGATATCAGGACTGGAGAAGCAACACACTGGCAACTAACTAGCCTCCAGGCCTTCTGGCCTGGTGTTCAG ACACTACTAGGAGATGTTGCTGCTGCAAATCTGTCACATCGTGAATTTTACAATGTATGGCAAAGGTTTGGCGTCCTTCCTGAAAG ATATCTGTTAGACTACGGAATTTTGCATCCTACAGAGAAGTACTATCCTTTACGTCCAGAGTTTGCTGAGTCTACATTTTATCTTTATCAAGCAACTAAAG ATCCTTGGTACCTAGAAGTGGGTGAAGCTATAATTGGATCACTTAATTACTACACCAAAGTGGAAGGAGGTTTTGCTAGTATCAGAGATGTTTCAACAATGAACCTTGAAGATCATCAACACAGCTTCTTTCTTTCAGAAAC GTGCAAATATCTTTTTCTCCTTTACGACGATTCATTCTTGAGGAACAAAAATTACATATTTACAACAGAGGGCCACCCCCTTCCAGTAATGAGCACGTGGCACGAGAAAATTCCTCGACTGGATGTTCCCACCAATTGGACAGTTGTTAAG GACGGCAACCAACCGATTCGTGCGAGCGCATTGTCATCCAAAGTCTGTCCAGAGACAATTTTCCGGCAGAACGTTGGCTCCCCGTGGGAGAGTGCGTGCCACATACCAGATGTGTTCCCTAGCCACAGATGCAGAGCCGACGATGACTGTGGGATAGAGTCAGTAACATGCAAGAGGAGAACATGCAGTATGGCTGGATACTGCGGCTTGTGGCTGGCGGTTTACTAG